The Brassica napus cultivar Da-Ae chromosome C7, Da-Ae, whole genome shotgun sequence genomic interval acgtatattatttagggtttatagatataaggttagggtttatcggattttaacttgtaaaaaccgatttggggttttaatcatgtatgaacatgatttagggtttggggtatcgaacttttagagcttcgattcactcaattaggatttttgatctattactctatggttttgattcataaagattagggttttagggtttcattctttatcaatcaatccatgttcgattatgggttcttaggttttgaattaccttttaaccttagataattgttgaatcggaccaccaaaggagttgagccgcgagctggacacgaacgggacgcgagctggaatggatcgagtcgcttctatcgggtcgcggacgtcctttgttgcttgatcgggaacgccttgatcgtaggacgcgagctgtctgatgctgtcgcgaacaaggaagaggtcgcgtgctggagctgctctcgggtcgcgaacgtctgaactaggatcaggaacgccttgagCTGAAGatgatcggggacgcgagctggaacatatgcgggaacaagagacgcgatcggggtttagggttcgtcggatcgccaGCTACggttagggtttttcgatttgggtattagcttagggatttagagtttcgtgctgataacgtgttataaaagtaatggaaaagtctatgtTTATTCATAACATTGAAGTTCATTATATAAGAGATTACACTGtgatagataaatggaaagattacaaatcataatctcttggttatgagccatccacaatctggtgcATAacatttcaagttttttttacatttttgataaGCTCGAGAATTTTATTCTCTTGTAAACTTGAAATTAGTAGACTTAGATCTTGCTAAACCTAGCAAGATATCTGACAATAACCTCAATAGGTCGGGaaggaaatgaaaaaaagaagtaaaaaacaGAAACAAGGGTAAAAAGATCAATCatatgtttggtttggtttgttcttctttttgtgACTAGACAGTGTAGTGGCCTGGAGTTTCAATGTCCAAGCCCTTTAGCTTCGCTACTGATTCCACATGTCCCTTGAGTGTGTGCAGCTCCCTTAGCCTATCGTTAACATATAAAACATGCAGTTAGTGTTTAGTTGCGGTCAAAGAATCGATAATACTTCAACACTGAGAGAAAGGTTTAGTATACCTAGCGATCTCAGCTCTTCTCTTGGCTTGCTCAGCAATCTCAGACAATTCTCTGTAAGTTCCTTGCTCAGGAATGATGTGAACAGGTTCTTTTGGCTGCAAACCGTGAAGTGTCCTCTGAGCAACAGCCCATTGAGCCTCCCTCTCTTCTTTTCCGAAATCTTTCTTGGTCGTTAAAGCCGTCCTGTTCTCAGTCATGTTGAGCCAAGCCTTTCCACTCAAGATGTAGCGAATGGCAAACTTGAGAATGTCCAGTGGGAAGTATGTTATAATACTGTATAGCCATATCACTCCAGCCCATCCCCATCCAATACCTCTAACCTCTGCGAACTCCCAGTTGGCGTAGACCGCAATCAAAGTGGCAACCTGATGTTTAAAAGTAACATAAAAACAGTGAGAAAAATCCCTCAAAATGTTTAGTATCGATCATGATCTTCTTACAAGTTGTGCAATGAGGAAAGCAATCATCAGCAATGCTCCAGGACGTTCAACAAAGGACCAACTCCTTGATCTTGTGACAAAGATTAGAGCTTGACTAATGATACTAACTTGTAAATACAATGCACTCATTAACTCGTGTTCATTACCCTTGATGGACCTCACACCAAACACGTTCTGCGAACCGAAAGTGAAGGTTAGTTTACAACTCTATACAATTAGCAaagaagacatatatatattatattattaccGAGAAAAAGTCTGTCTCGTTTGCCAACCAGAAGAAAACAACAGTCATGACGGCTAGGTAGCTTCCAAGCACAACCCCAGTAGCAAAAATTTCTCTAAGTTTCCAGCTGTCAGGTGTGGGAGATGGCGTGACTCTGTCCTTTGAAATGGTCATGATGGTACCTATAAAAAACACATAAGATATATAAGTAACTTGTATAAATAAGAGATTCgatttttgtcaaaataaatAAGAGTTTTGAGGATTTAAACAATAAGGGACAGTGTTGCTCACCATCGTTAAGAATGGCAATGATCAGAACCATAAATGCTGAGAAGTCAAACTTCCATATCAAAGCAATAAGCATGAAACCAAGCACGATACGGATTGTGATTGAGACCGCATATATAGTATAGTTCTTCATTCTCTGGAAAATAGCTCTGCTGGTGAGGACAGCACTGATGATAACGCTGAGTCCAGGCTCAGTGAGAACGATATCTGAAGCACCCCGAGCAGCGTCCGTAGCATCATCCACAGCGATACCAATATCAGCTTTCTTCAAAGCAGGAGCATCGTTGACACCATCACCAGTCATTCCAACAATATGCTTCCTCTCTTGCAGCTTCTTCACGATTTCGTATTTGTGCTCTATAGTGTCCAAAACAAAGAAGCTTAGATCTAAGCTTAGATCCCTAAGCATTgacataattaaaaagagaaaagaagaagaagataataacCTGGGAAGACTCCAGCAAAACCATCAGCCTGTTCGATCAAGTCCTCAACAGGAATGTTGGCAAGTGCTGGGTCCTTGTGATTGCCTAGAAGAGCCGAGGACGGGTACATGTTTGTTCCCATTCCAAGTCTGCGACCAGTTTCCTTTCCAATAGCAAGTTGGTCACCTGGTCACATACATCGTCCAAGAGAATATTAGTGGGGACGGGTTTCAGACTCAAAACCAATtggtaataaatatattaacacaTATTTTATAAGATTATTTCCAACTTTTTCTGATGTGAGATATTTTTTCCCTAATAAAAGATTGAAGAGTGAGGCGTGATTATTAGTATTACCAGTGATCATCTTGACGTTAACACCAAGATGCAAAGCCCTTCGAATGGTTTCGGCACTGTCATGCCTTGGGGGATCAAAAAGTGGCAACAAGCCAACAAACTCCCACCGTCCACCTGGGCTTTCCTTTGTTTTCTCTGGCACCGTCTAAAGAAGGAGACATGAACACAAACTAATGAATATATGTTACTTGAAAAAAACATgcatcatcaaagcaaacaagTTAAGTACCTGGCGAGAAACAGCCAAGGACCTGAGACCACGCTCGGCATACTTTTCGATAATATCGAGCACCCTCTTGCTAAGGTCATTGCTGGCTTTGCAAAGCTCGAGGATCTGCTCGGGAGCACCTTTACTGACTCTGTGCCAGTT includes:
- the LOC106407430 gene encoding ATPase 2, plasma membrane-type-like, with the protein product MSSLENIKNETVDLEKCPIEEVFQQLKCTKEGLTTQEGEARVQIFGYNKLEEKKESKILKFLGFMWNPLSWVMEAAAIMAIALANGDGRPPDWQDFVGIICLLVINSTISFIEENNAGNAAAALMAGLAPKTKVLRDGKWSEQEAAILVPGDIVSIKLGDIIPADARLLEGDPLKVDQSALTGESLPVTKHPGQGVFSGSTCKQGEIEAVVIATGVHTFFGKAAHLVDSTNQVGHFQKVLTAIGNFCICSIAIGMVIEILVMYPIQRRKYRDGIDNLLVLLIGGIPIAMPTVLSVTMAIGSHKLAQQGAITKRMTAIEEMAGMDVLCSDKTGTLTLNKLSVDKNLVEVFCKGVEKDQVLLFAAMASRIENQDAIDAAMVGMLADPKEARAGIREVHFLPFNPTDKRTALTYIDSSGNWHRVSKGAPEQILELCKASNDLSKRVLDIIEKYAERGLRSLAVSRQTVPEKTKESPGGRWEFVGLLPLFDPPRHDSAETIRRALHLGVNVKMITGDQLAIGKETGRRLGMGTNMYPSSALLGNHKDPALANIPVEDLIEQADGFAGVFPEHKYEIVKKLQERKHIVGMTGDGVNDAPALKKADIGIAVDDATDAARGASDIVLTEPGLSVIISAVLTSRAIFQRMKNYTIYAVSITIRIVLGFMLIALIWKFDFSAFMVLIIAILNDGTIMTISKDRVTPSPTPDSWKLREIFATGVVLGSYLAVMTVVFFWLANETDFFSNVFGVRSIKGNEHELMSALYLQVSIISQALIFVTRSRSWSFVERPGALLMIAFLIAQLVATLIAVYANWEFAEVRGIGWGWAGVIWLYSIITYFPLDILKFAIRYILSGKAWLNMTENRTALTTKKDFGKEEREAQWAVAQRTLHGLQPKEPVHIIPEQGTYRELSEIAEQAKRRAEIARLRELHTLKGHVESVAKLKGLDIETPGHYTV